One region of Candidatus Nealsonbacteria bacterium genomic DNA includes:
- a CDS encoding nucleoside triphosphate pyrophosphohydrolase family protein, whose amino-acid sequence MDFKEYQKLSRKTAIYPNKDKNFIYPTLGLAGESGEVAEKVKKVIRDNNGVFDEKRKEELKKELGDVLWYLSQIATELNLSLEEVALFNIEKLSSRQERGKISGSGDNR is encoded by the coding sequence ATGGATTTTAAAGAATATCAAAAACTTTCAAGAAAAACCGCTATTTATCCCAATAAGGATAAAAATTTTATTTATCCCACCTTGGGGCTGGCCGGAGAATCAGGAGAGGTGGCCGAGAAAGTTAAAAAAGTAATCAGAGACAATAATGGCGTTTTTGACGAAAAAAGAAAAGAGGAATTAAAAAAAGAACTGGGAGATGTTTTGTGGTATCTATCTCAAATCGCCACTGAGTTGAACCTGTCATTGGAAGAAGTGGCTTTATTTAACATTGAAAAATTAAGCTCCAGGCAAGAAAGAGGTAAAATATCGGGCAGCGGAGATAACAGATAA
- a CDS encoding DUF192 domain-containing protein has translation MKKMIVFIIFILIFSMFLFLTLFNKNPSKPENKIFFKEHCFFVELAKTDEELKRGLMFKKELNPDSGMLFVFDKEKIYPFWMKNTLIPLDIIWLNEEKEIVFMSKNTPPCFENNCKSIVPDKESKYVLEISGGVSDKINLEIGDKLIFNIDEH, from the coding sequence ATGAAAAAAATGATTGTTTTTATAATTTTTATTTTAATTTTTTCAATGTTTTTATTCTTAACACTATTCAATAAAAATCCAAGCAAGCCGGAGAACAAAATTTTTTTTAAAGAGCATTGTTTTTTCGTAGAATTGGCTAAAACCGACGAAGAACTGAAAAGGGGGTTGATGTTTAAAAAAGAACTAAACCCTGACAGCGGGATGCTTTTTGTTTTTGATAAAGAAAAAATATATCCTTTTTGGATGAAAAATACTTTAATCCCTTTGGACATAATTTGGTTAAACGAAGAAAAAGAAATAGTTTTTATGAGTAAAAATACACCACCCTGTTTTGAAAACAATTGCAAATCTATAGTGCCGGACAAAGAATCAAAATATGTTTTGGAAATAAGCGGAGGGGTTTCAGATAAAATAAACCTTGAGATCGGAGATAAATTAATTTTTAACATAGATGAACATTGA
- the murG gene encoding undecaprenyldiphospho-muramoylpentapeptide beta-N-acetylglucosaminyltransferase has product MKLVFTGGGTGGHFFPIIAVTRELGGLQAQINKDSKKKRKIDLFYIGPKDYLSLDLERVLAQEQITIKSILAGKIRRYGGFGAFFRNFIDIFKNFIGTFQSFFLLYFLAPDAIFSKGGYGAVPVMLAARLLKIPIFIHESDVIPGLSNRLFNKYASKIFLSFPETEIKISKPEKVSLVGNPVRKELLDGSAENAKKIFNLTFEKPVIFIIGGSQGAQKINDAVLNALPQMLTDFELIHQVGPLNFKQVVKEAEVMIKENMKKYYHPYPFLKETELKYAYAVSDLIISRAGSGTIFEIAACKKPSILIPLSNSAQNHQVKNAYAYAKNKATVVVEENNLSSSFFLQIIKNIIQSPSEQEIMKKAAENFAKPNAAMEIAKYIIDYLYQ; this is encoded by the coding sequence ATGAAATTAGTTTTTACCGGCGGCGGAACAGGAGGGCATTTCTTTCCCATTATTGCCGTCACCAGAGAGCTCGGCGGACTTCAGGCTCAAATAAATAAAGATTCTAAGAAAAAAAGAAAAATAGACCTTTTTTACATCGGTCCCAAAGATTACTTAAGCTTGGATTTGGAAAGAGTGCTTGCCCAAGAACAAATTACAATTAAAAGTATATTGGCCGGAAAAATTAGAAGATATGGGGGTTTTGGCGCTTTTTTCAGAAATTTTATTGATATTTTTAAAAATTTTATCGGGACTTTTCAGTCTTTCTTTTTACTGTATTTTTTGGCTCCCGATGCTATTTTCAGTAAGGGCGGTTACGGAGCTGTTCCGGTTATGCTGGCGGCCAGGCTTTTAAAAATTCCTATTTTTATCCATGAATCGGACGTTATTCCGGGACTATCCAACAGACTGTTTAATAAATATGCCTCTAAAATATTTCTTTCTTTTCCTGAAACTGAAATTAAAATTTCAAAACCTGAAAAAGTTTCTTTGGTTGGAAACCCGGTTAGAAAAGAATTATTGGACGGTTCCGCTGAAAACGCAAAGAAAATTTTCAATTTAACTTTTGAAAAACCTGTAATTTTTATCATCGGCGGTTCTCAAGGAGCTCAAAAAATAAACGACGCCGTTCTGAACGCTTTGCCTCAAATGCTGACTGATTTTGAATTAATTCACCAAGTAGGACCCTTAAATTTCAAACAGGTTGTAAAGGAAGCCGAGGTCATGATAAAAGAAAACATGAAGAAGTACTACCATCCTTATCCTTTCTTAAAAGAAACCGAATTAAAATACGCTTATGCTGTTTCCGATCTGATTATTTCTCGCGCCGGATCGGGTACTATTTTTGAAATTGCCGCTTGTAAAAAACCTTCTATCTTGATTCCTTTATCAAATTCTGCGCAAAATCATCAGGTTAAAAATGCTTACGCTTACGCAAAAAATAAAGCTACGGTAGTGGTTGAAGAAAATAATTTAAGCTCCAGTTTCTTTTTACAAATAATAAAAAACATAATTCAAAGCCCGAGCGAACAGGAAATTATGAAAAAAGCCGCGGAAAATTTTGCAAAACCGAACGCTGCAATGGAAATAGCAAAATACATTATAGATTATCTTTATCAATAA
- the murD gene encoding UDP-N-acetylmuramoyl-L-alanine--D-glutamate ligase, producing the protein MNFNNFKDKKILILGFGMEGKDSLFFLRKFFPQKILTIGDRTEFKIFDQKTQKLIKKDKNIRLDLGKDYLKNLNKYDIIIKSPGISFFLPEIKNAQKKGKVLTSQTKIFLENCPCKIIGITGTKGKSTTTSLIYHILKIANFKVHLVGNIGKPVLSLLLKAKKNDIFVNELSSHQLLNIRKSPKIAVFLNIYPEHLDYYPGFKDYFEAKTNITKFQTKNDYFVFNKKQKLINDLAKKSKAKKIPFNTINIEKIIKTKDIPLMGKFNLENIRAAIAVSKIFNVSDEIFAKAIKTFKALPHRLEFIGCYKEIKFYDDAIATIPEATIVAMETLGNDVQTILLGGFERNLDFTELAKKILKSKIQNVILFPTTGSRIWEAIQKEAEKEKKKKSLESFFVNSMEEAVKLAYSNTDKGKICLLSTASSSFSIFKDYKEKGNLFKKYVKKWA; encoded by the coding sequence ATGAATTTTAACAATTTTAAAGATAAAAAAATATTAATTTTGGGTTTTGGCATGGAAGGAAAGGACAGTTTATTTTTTTTAAGAAAATTTTTTCCGCAAAAAATTCTGACAATAGGGGATAGGACGGAATTTAAAATTTTTGACCAAAAAACTCAAAAATTAATCAAAAAAGATAAAAATATCAGGTTAGACCTCGGAAAAGATTATCTTAAAAACCTTAACAAATACGATATTATTATAAAATCGCCGGGGATTTCGTTTTTTTTGCCTGAGATTAAAAATGCTCAAAAAAAAGGCAAAGTTTTAACTTCTCAAACCAAGATTTTTTTAGAAAATTGCCCTTGTAAAATTATTGGGATAACAGGCACCAAGGGAAAAAGCACAACTACTTCTTTAATTTATCATATTTTAAAAATAGCCAATTTTAAGGTTCATTTGGTGGGAAATATAGGAAAGCCGGTTCTTTCTTTGCTGTTAAAGGCGAAAAAAAACGATATTTTCGTGAATGAGTTATCCAGTCATCAATTATTAAATATCAGAAAAAGCCCCAAAATTGCCGTATTTTTAAACATTTATCCTGAACACTTGGATTATTACCCCGGCTTTAAAGATTATTTTGAGGCAAAAACAAATATAACCAAATTTCAGACCAAAAACGATTACTTTGTCTTCAATAAAAAACAAAAACTGATTAACGACCTTGCGAAAAAATCTAAAGCCAAAAAAATTCCATTTAACACAATAAACATCGAAAAGATAATAAAAACAAAGGATATTCCTTTAATGGGAAAATTTAATCTGGAAAATATTAGAGCCGCGATTGCAGTTTCCAAAATTTTTAACGTTTCCGATGAGATTTTCGCCAAAGCGATAAAAACATTTAAAGCCCTGCCTCACCGCTTGGAATTCATAGGATGCTATAAAGAAATAAAATTCTATGACGATGCTATCGCTACCATTCCTGAAGCAACAATCGTTGCGATGGAAACTCTGGGAAACGACGTTCAAACCATACTTCTCGGCGGCTTTGAAAGAAATCTTGATTTTACCGAATTGGCTAAAAAAATATTAAAAAGCAAGATTCAAAATGTAATTTTATTTCCCACAACCGGAAGTCGAATCTGGGAAGCGATACAAAAAGAGGCTGAAAAAGAAAAAAAGAAAAAATCACTGGAAAGTTTTTTTGTAAACAGCATGGAAGAAGCCGTAAAATTGGCCTATTCAAACACAGACAAAGGTAAAATTTGCCTTCTCTCTACCGCCTCTTCCAGTTTCAGTATTTTCAAGGATTACAAAGAAAAAGGGAATCTTTTTAAAAAATACGTAAAAAAATGGGCATAA
- the gltX gene encoding glutamate--tRNA ligase, with amino-acid sequence MPRSKKQKKPEQIRVRNAPSPTGFLHLGSARNALFNFLFARKNGGKFILRIEDTDLERSKDVFDKDIITQLKWLGIEWDEGPVEENKIKYKGEYGPYRQSQRKEIYKKYIKKLLEEGKAYYCFCSEEDLETQRQYLMSIGQPSSYSGKCRDLPQETVKKYLDEKKPYIIRLKMPAKKIAFDDLIRGKIEVDLGLIGDMAIAKDEENPFYNLAAAIDDYEMKFSHIIRGEDHISNTPKQIALQETLGFPSPQYAHLALVLGPDRSKLSKRHGAVSVGEYRKEGYLPEALINAIAFLGWNPGTDREVYSLPALIKDFSLEGCQKGGAIFNLQRLEWLNGFYLRQKTAEKITELCLPYLIEAGLIEEIENNFGKTNELNHSNGLKLFEANKFRIKETKEIISFDWLKKIMVIYQERLKKLSEIVEFTDFFFKEVKIEKSLLQWKTMTDQELKEMISRLEIIFLEIEENKFLKLDLEAKIMPLAQEQKDRGRMLWPLRAALSGKRASAGPFEIAEILGKKTVLKRLAQAKKLFN; translated from the coding sequence ATGCCCAGAAGTAAAAAACAAAAAAAACCCGAACAAATCAGGGTCAGGAACGCGCCTTCGCCGACCGGATTTTTGCATTTAGGCAGCGCCAGAAACGCTCTTTTTAATTTCCTTTTTGCCAGAAAAAACGGGGGCAAGTTTATTTTAAGGATTGAAGATACCGATTTGGAAAGGTCAAAAGATGTTTTTGATAAAGACATAATAACCCAACTCAAATGGCTTGGAATAGAATGGGACGAAGGACCTGTTGAAGAAAATAAGATAAAATATAAAGGAGAATACGGCCCTTATCGACAAAGTCAAAGAAAAGAAATCTATAAAAAATACATTAAAAAACTGTTGGAGGAAGGCAAGGCTTATTATTGTTTTTGCTCCGAGGAAGACCTGGAAACCCAAAGACAGTACTTAATGTCAATCGGCCAACCTTCAAGTTATTCGGGAAAGTGCCGCGACCTGCCTCAGGAAACCGTTAAAAAATATCTGGACGAAAAAAAACCCTATATTATCAGATTGAAAATGCCGGCTAAAAAAATAGCTTTCGATGATTTAATCAGGGGAAAAATAGAGGTTGACTTGGGGCTGATAGGAGATATGGCAATTGCTAAAGACGAAGAAAACCCTTTTTATAATTTAGCGGCGGCGATTGATGATTATGAAATGAAATTTTCTCACATCATAAGGGGAGAAGACCATATATCCAATACTCCAAAACAAATCGCTTTGCAGGAAACCTTGGGATTTCCATCTCCTCAATATGCCCATTTGGCTTTGGTTTTAGGACCCGACCGCAGCAAGCTGAGCAAAAGACACGGAGCAGTGTCGGTGGGTGAATATCGAAAAGAGGGCTATTTACCAGAAGCTTTAATAAATGCCATCGCTTTTTTGGGCTGGAATCCGGGAACAGACAGAGAAGTTTATTCTTTGCCGGCTTTAATTAAAGATTTTTCTTTGGAAGGATGTCAAAAAGGAGGAGCTATTTTTAACCTTCAAAGATTGGAATGGCTGAATGGATTTTATCTTCGCCAAAAAACAGCTGAAAAAATAACGGAACTTTGTCTTCCTTATTTGATTGAAGCCGGCTTGATTGAAGAAATTGAAAATAATTTCGGCAAAACAAATGAATTAAACCACTCTAACGGATTAAAACTTTTTGAAGCCAATAAATTCAGGATTAAAGAAACAAAAGAAATAATAAGTTTTGATTGGTTAAAAAAAATAATGGTTATTTATCAGGAAAGATTAAAAAAATTGTCGGAAATCGTTGAATTTACCGATTTTTTCTTTAAAGAGGTAAAAATTGAAAAAAGCCTATTACAATGGAAGACAATGACCGACCAAGAACTTAAAGAAATGATTTCCAGGTTAGAAATAATATTTTTGGAAATTGAAGAAAACAAGTTTTTAAAATTAGATTTGGAAGCTAAAATAATGCCTTTGGCCCAAGAACAGAAAGACAGGGGAAGAATGCTTTGGCCCTTGAGGGCCGCTTTAAGCGGGAAGCGAGCTTCGGCGGGACCTTTTGAAATTGCCGAAATTCTCGGCAAAAAAACGGTGCTGAAAAGATTGGCTCAAGCAAAAAAATTATTTAATTGA
- a CDS encoding phosphopantetheine adenylyltransferase — protein MKKINKKVVIGGTFDILHKGHEAFLSRAFGLGEVFIGLTSNEMALRTKKRQVQDFERRKKELKRFISKNFKNYYRIGKIEDMFGPTLTENFDYIIVSPETNQAAVLINKERRKINKEPIEIIEIDFILAKDKKPISSTRIFKGEIDRDGNLIK, from the coding sequence ATGAAAAAAATAAATAAAAAAGTGGTTATTGGCGGAACTTTTGATATTTTACATAAAGGACACGAAGCATTTCTGAGCAGAGCTTTCGGTTTGGGTGAAGTTTTTATCGGGCTTACTTCAAACGAAATGGCGCTACGAACAAAAAAAAGACAGGTTCAGGATTTTGAACGTAGAAAAAAAGAACTGAAAAGATTTATCTCAAAAAATTTTAAAAATTATTACAGGATAGGAAAAATAGAAGATATGTTTGGGCCCACCTTAACGGAAAACTTTGATTATATAATAGTTTCGCCGGAAACCAATCAAGCGGCGGTTTTAATTAATAAAGAGCGCCGAAAAATAAACAAAGAACCAATTGAAATCATTGAAATAGATTTTATTTTGGCTAAAGACAAGAAACCGATTTCCAGCACCAGAATATTCAAGGGAGAAATAGACAGGGACGGAAACTTAATAAAATAA
- a CDS encoding FtsW/RodA/SpoVE family cell cycle protein — MGIKPKIDYFLMGIVGFLLFLAILVLASASASLSQEKVGISSYYLKHQILFGILPGLLSLLFFLKIKRETLEKLILPLFLVSLFFLILVFVPFFQSSAKGASRWFSFGPITFQPSELLKISFILYLASWLKSRSDFSSKKENRLLSKNLLVFLVILLPIIILLIKQPDLSTLVIICITAFLMYFLSGAPIKQIFLILLMGALILSIFIFFAPYRLDRFLGFLNPELADSMGKGWHARQILITIGSGGWKGLGLGLSRQKFGFLPETMSDSIFAIYAEELGFIISAFLIFLFLLFLRQGFKIANRADNSFLKLAAFGITCWITLQAFLNIAGMVGIFPLAGIPLPFLSYGGSATVAELTGVGILLNISKKS, encoded by the coding sequence ATGGGCATAAAGCCAAAAATCGATTATTTTTTGATGGGAATCGTTGGATTTTTGTTGTTTTTGGCAATTTTAGTTTTAGCTAGCGCTTCAGCTTCCTTGTCCCAAGAAAAAGTTGGAATCAGCAGTTATTATTTAAAACACCAAATTTTATTCGGCATCCTTCCCGGACTTCTTTCTCTTTTATTTTTTTTAAAAATTAAAAGAGAAACCCTGGAAAAATTGATTTTGCCTCTTTTCTTAGTAAGTTTATTTTTTTTGATATTAGTTTTTGTGCCGTTCTTCCAATCCAGCGCGAAGGGAGCGAGCAGATGGTTTAGTTTTGGACCGATTACTTTCCAGCCTTCGGAATTACTTAAGATTAGCTTTATTCTTTATCTGGCAAGCTGGTTAAAAAGCAGGTCCGATTTTTCTTCAAAAAAAGAAAATCGGCTTTTGTCAAAAAATCTTTTGGTATTTCTGGTTATTTTATTACCGATAATTATTTTGTTAATCAAGCAGCCCGATTTGAGCACCTTGGTAATAATTTGTATCACCGCTTTTTTAATGTATTTTTTATCCGGGGCTCCCATTAAACAAATTTTTCTTATTTTACTGATGGGGGCTTTGATTTTATCTATTTTTATTTTTTTCGCTCCATACCGGTTGGATCGTTTTTTAGGTTTTTTAAATCCGGAATTGGCGGATTCAATGGGAAAAGGATGGCATGCAAGGCAAATTTTAATTACCATTGGGTCGGGCGGATGGAAAGGGCTGGGATTGGGTTTGAGCCGTCAGAAATTCGGGTTTTTGCCCGAAACAATGTCAGATTCAATTTTTGCCATATACGCCGAAGAACTGGGATTCATTATAAGCGCTTTTTTAATCTTTTTGTTTTTGCTTTTTTTAAGACAAGGGTTTAAAATTGCAAATAGAGCAGATAATTCCTTTCTAAAGCTCGCGGCTTTTGGAATTACCTGTTGGATAACGCTTCAGGCTTTCCTTAACATCGCCGGAATGGTTGGTATTTTTCCTTTAGCCGGAATACCCCTGCCCTTTTTAAGTTATGGCGGATCGGCCACGGTGGCTGAGTTGACTGGAGTCGGAATATTATTAAACATTTCTAAAAAATCTTAA
- a CDS encoding serine hydrolase gives MSKTSKFLIIFLISFAGWWGVNLLYQNLEEVYYFNEVSKNPKLFLAQINISPETKLINQVVEKYPEIKNLEIEATSAISFLMPESGEGKIIFQKNIYEKRPIASLTKLMTALVAKELYRPEQIMIVSEEAINQEEQTGDFKTGDELSLNELLHSVLIESSNDAAWAIAEGKMVGAENFVGEKGFVELMNLEAQNLEMENTNFVNPTGLDGQENYSTAQDLLKLVQYIIKKHPDILDITQKKSHEVLKPDGTIHHFIPENTNKLLGQNGLEIVGGKTGFTEEAGGCIILVLKEKEGDYLISLILGAKSQETRFEEMKKIIEAINK, from the coding sequence ATGTCCAAAACTTCCAAGTTTTTAATTATTTTTCTGATTAGTTTCGCCGGCTGGTGGGGAGTGAATTTGCTTTATCAAAACTTGGAAGAAGTTTATTATTTCAATGAAGTCAGTAAAAATCCTAAATTATTTTTAGCTCAAATAAATATAAGTCCCGAGACAAAATTAATTAATCAAGTTGTTGAAAAATATCCGGAAATAAAAAACTTGGAAATTGAGGCGACTTCGGCCATTTCTTTTTTAATGCCCGAAAGCGGGGAAGGTAAGATTATTTTCCAAAAAAATATTTACGAAAAAAGACCGATTGCTTCTTTGACCAAGTTAATGACCGCTTTGGTGGCTAAAGAACTTTACAGGCCCGAGCAAATCATGATTGTAAGCGAAGAAGCAATTAATCAAGAAGAACAAACCGGTGACTTTAAAACAGGAGATGAGCTTTCTTTAAATGAACTTTTGCATAGCGTGCTTATTGAATCCTCCAACGACGCTGCCTGGGCGATAGCTGAAGGAAAAATGGTGGGAGCGGAAAACTTTGTCGGAGAAAAGGGTTTTGTAGAGTTAATGAATCTGGAAGCCCAAAATTTAGAAATGGAAAATACCAATTTTGTAAATCCCACGGGTCTGGACGGCCAAGAAAATTATTCCACGGCCCAAGACCTGTTAAAATTGGTTCAGTATATAATCAAGAAACATCCCGATATTTTAGATATCACCCAGAAGAAGTCTCATGAGGTTTTAAAGCCGGATGGAACCATTCATCATTTTATTCCCGAGAACACCAATAAATTATTGGGTCAAAACGGTTTGGAAATTGTTGGCGGGAAAACTGGATTTACCGAAGAAGCCGGCGGATGCATAATTTTAGTTTTAAAGGAAAAAGAGGGGGATTACTTGATCAGTTTAATTTTAGGAGCTAAATCCCAGGAAACAAGATTTGAAGAAATGAAAAAAATAATCGAGGCAATTAATAAATAA
- the aspS gene encoding aspartate--tRNA(Asn) ligase: protein GWINSRRDHGKIVFFDLRDFSGILQIVSKPEIAEGVGLEYAVEIEGTIQKRPVKMINPEIETGSVELSAKSIKILARAQVLPFDIRDLKATLPTLLDYRPITLRNEKVRAIFKIREGVINSFRNTLKTLGFYEFEAPTIVPANAEGGAAVFHIDYYDKDAYLAQSPQLYKQILVGALERVFTVTNILRAEPSITTRHLSESTSLDAEMGFIDSWQDLMDACETIIKNIVLNIQKNYKNELRVLKAEIPQIGEKIPRIKMREAQGIIFERTKRDNRQEPDLEPGDEKEICNFAKEKYNSDFVFITHYPTKKRPFYTYPDPENENYTLSFDILFKGLEIASGGQRINDYEKLRENIKKWGNNPKDFDFYLQAFKYGMPPEGGFAFGAERIVKQFLNLENLREASFFPRDMERIDLRLSLTEEKNKIKGKKTKKEKK, encoded by the coding sequence GGCTGGATAAATTCGCGGAGAGATCACGGGAAAATAGTTTTTTTTGATTTAAGGGATTTTTCGGGGATTTTACAGATAGTTTCAAAACCAGAAATTGCCGAAGGCGTTGGCCTGGAATATGCCGTTGAAATTGAGGGAACGATACAAAAGAGACCTGTAAAAATGATAAATCCGGAAATTGAAACGGGCAGCGTGGAATTAAGCGCAAAAAGTATTAAAATTTTGGCAAGGGCCCAAGTTCTTCCTTTTGATATTCGCGATTTAAAAGCAACTCTTCCGACTCTTTTAGATTACAGGCCCATAACCCTGAGAAATGAAAAAGTCAGGGCTATTTTTAAGATAAGAGAAGGAGTGATAAATAGTTTCAGAAACACGCTCAAAACTTTGGGTTTTTATGAATTTGAAGCTCCGACAATTGTTCCGGCAAACGCCGAGGGGGGCGCCGCCGTATTTCATATTGATTATTACGATAAAGACGCTTATTTAGCCCAAAGCCCTCAACTTTACAAACAAATACTGGTGGGAGCCCTTGAAAGAGTTTTTACCGTAACGAATATTTTGAGAGCAGAGCCCAGTATAACAACTCGTCATCTTTCTGAATCAACCAGCTTGGACGCTGAAATGGGATTTATCGATTCTTGGCAGGATTTAATGGATGCTTGCGAAACAATAATTAAAAATATTGTTTTAAATATCCAAAAAAATTATAAAAATGAACTCAGGGTTTTGAAAGCCGAAATTCCTCAAATTGGGGAAAAAATTCCCAGAATAAAAATGAGAGAAGCTCAAGGAATAATTTTTGAAAGAACCAAAAGAGATAACAGGCAAGAACCTGATTTGGAGCCCGGCGACGAAAAAGAAATTTGTAACTTTGCCAAAGAAAAATATAATTCTGATTTTGTTTTTATAACTCACTATCCGACTAAAAAACGCCCTTTTTATACTTATCCGGACCCGGAAAATGAAAATTATACGTTAAGCTTTGATATACTATTTAAGGGTTTGGAAATCGCCAGCGGGGGACAAAGAATAAATGATTATGAAAAGTTGAGGGAAAATATCAAAAAATGGGGAAACAACCCAAAGGACTTTGATTTTTATCTGCAGGCATTTAAATACGGCATGCCCCCTGAAGGCGGTTTTGCTTTTGGAGCCGAAAGAATCGTGAAACAATTTTTAAATTTGGAAAATCTCAGGGAAGCCAGTTTTTTTCCGAGAGACATGGAAAGAATAGACCTGAGACTTTCTTTGACTGAAGAAAAAAATAAAATAAAAGGTAAAAAAACAAAAAAAGAGAAAAAATAA
- a CDS encoding MBL fold metallo-hydrolase: MQIKCLKVGPLETNCYFLISKKEIAIIDPGAEPFKIIKEIRSMEAKPKFIINTHYHPDHTLANKDIKKEFNFVKILIHGKERGFLDFKADVFLKENDEIKIGNEVLRVIHTPGHSQGSICLLGQGFILTGDTLFKEGYGRTDFEGGSQIELEESLKRLSKIIKPKMMIYPGHDEIFKFDNSVNFF, translated from the coding sequence ATGCAAATTAAATGTTTAAAAGTGGGACCCTTGGAAACAAATTGTTATTTTTTAATTTCAAAAAAAGAAATCGCAATTATAGATCCGGGAGCTGAACCCTTTAAAATTATAAAAGAAATCAGATCAATGGAAGCTAAACCTAAGTTTATCATCAATACCCATTATCATCCCGACCACACTTTGGCCAATAAAGACATAAAAAAAGAGTTCAATTTTGTTAAAATTTTAATCCATGGAAAGGAAAGAGGTTTTTTGGATTTTAAAGCAGATGTTTTTTTAAAAGAAAATGACGAAATTAAAATAGGGAACGAAGTTTTAAGAGTTATTCATACTCCAGGCCACAGCCAAGGAAGTATTTGTTTGTTGGGCCAAGGTTTTATCTTAACCGGCGACACTTTATTCAAAGAAGGTTACGGCCGGACTGATTTTGAGGGCGGTTCTCAGATTGAATTGGAAGAATCTTTAAAAAGGCTATCGAAAATCATAAAACCCAAAATGATGATTTATCCCGGCCATGATGAAATTTTTAAATTTGACAATAGTGTCAATTTTTTTTAA
- the rlmN gene encoding 23S rRNA (adenine(2503)-C(2))-methyltransferase RlmN, whose translation MNIDNLEKILKDGPEYRFKQAKEAIFNRLIQDWQALSVFPLELRERLNKEFPLFIKADFLESKDKNSIKSVIELKDGFKIETILMRHQDGRNTVCVSCQVGCPLACQFCATGKIGFKRNLNSWEITEQVLFFNRYLKKEAKRVNSVVFMGMGEPFLNYDNVLKAIKILNDKNFFNIGARHISISTAGIVEGIEKLSKQGLQINLAVSLHAPNDELRTKIMPINKKYPLGVIFKAIDLYIKKTKRKVMFEYLLIKGLNDSEKCALELAKLMKKPLYFLNLILYNPTGVFKQSLPEKVNKFKKILESRRVQFVQRYRFGEDIKGACGQLIYKENNN comes from the coding sequence ATGAACATTGATAATTTGGAAAAAATTTTAAAAGATGGGCCTGAATACAGGTTTAAACAGGCCAAAGAAGCTATTTTTAACCGATTAATCCAAGACTGGCAAGCGTTAAGCGTTTTTCCTTTAGAATTAAGAGAAAGACTAAACAAAGAATTTCCTCTTTTTATAAAAGCTGATTTTTTAGAGTCTAAAGATAAAAATTCAATAAAGTCGGTGATTGAGCTGAAAGACGGTTTCAAAATCGAAACTATTTTAATGCGCCATCAAGATGGCCGTAATACTGTTTGTGTTTCTTGCCAGGTGGGATGCCCTTTGGCTTGTCAGTTCTGCGCCACGGGTAAAATTGGATTTAAAAGAAACTTGAATTCTTGGGAAATTACAGAACAGGTTTTATTTTTTAACCGTTATTTAAAAAAAGAAGCAAAAAGAGTAAATAGCGTTGTTTTTATGGGAATGGGGGAGCCGTTTTTAAACTATGATAACGTTTTAAAAGCAATAAAAATCTTAAACGATAAAAATTTTTTTAATATCGGGGCTAGACACATTTCAATTTCCACGGCGGGTATAGTTGAAGGAATTGAAAAATTATCAAAACAAGGCCTTCAAATAAACCTGGCTGTTTCCTTACACGCTCCAAACGATGAATTGAGAACAAAGATTATGCCCATAAACAAAAAGTATCCACTAGGGGTTATTTTTAAAGCAATTGACCTTTATATTAAAAAAACAAAAAGAAAAGTTATGTTTGAGTATCTTTTGATTAAAGGTTTAAATGATTCTGAAAAATGCGCTTTGGAATTGGCAAAACTGATGAAAAAGCCGCTTTATTTTTTAAATTTGATTTTATACAATCCAACCGGTGTTTTTAAGCAGTCTTTGCCTGAAAAAGTTAATAAATTTAAAAAAATATTGGAAAGCAGGAGAGTGCAATTTGTCCAGAGGTATCGATTTGGAGAGGATATCAAGGGGGCCTGCGGACAGCTTATATATAAAGAAAATAATAATTAA